One region of Nycticebus coucang isolate mNycCou1 chromosome 10, mNycCou1.pri, whole genome shotgun sequence genomic DNA includes:
- the UPK1A gene encoding uroplakin-1a has translation MASATTEAEKGSPVVVGLLVVGNIIILLSGLALFAETVWVTADQYRVYPLMGVSGKDDVFAGAWIAIFCGFSFFVVASFGVGAALCHRRSMILTYLLLMLIVYIFECASCITSYTHRDYMVSNPSLITKQMLTFYSADTDQGQELTRLWDRIMIEQECCGTSGPMDWVNFTSTFRAATPEVVFPWPPLCCRRTGNFISVNEEGCRLGHVDYLFTKGCFEHIGHAIDSYTWGISWFGFAILMWTLPVMLIAMYFYTTL, from the exons ATGGCTTCTGCAAcaacagaggcagagaagggatcTCCAGTTGTGGTGGGGCTGCTGGTCGTGGGCAACATCATCATTCTG CTGTCAGGCCTGGCCCTGTTTGCCGAGACGGTATGGGTGACTGCCGACCAGTATCGTGTGTACCCGCTGATGGGCGTCTCAGGCAAGGATGACGTTTTCGCTGGCGCCTGGATCGCCATCTTCTGTGGCTTTTCCTTCTTCGTGGTGGCCAGCTTTGGTGTGGGTGCAGCACTCTGTCACCGCCGGTCCATGATCCTTACG TACCTGCTGCTGATGCTGATCGTCTACATCTTTGAATGCGCCTCCTGCATCACGTCCTACACCCACCGAGACTAC ATGGTGTCCAACCCATCCCTGATCACCAAGCAGATGCTGACTTTCTACAGTGCAGACACCGACCAGGGCCAGGAACTGACCCGCCTCTGGGACCGCATCATGATCGAG caagagtgctgtggcacgTCTGGCCCCATGGACTGGGTGAACTTCACATCAACCTTCCGAGCAGCCACTCCTGAGGTGGTATTCCCCTGGCCCCCCCTGTGCTGTCGCCGGACAGGAAACTTCATTTCCGTCAATGAAGAGGGCTGCCGCCTGGGCCACGTAGACTACCTGTTCACCAAG GGCTGCTTCGAGCACATTGGCCATGCCATCGACAGCTACACGTGGGGCATCTCGTGGTTTGGGTTTGCCATCCTGATGTGGACG CTCCCCGTGATGCTGATAGCCATGTATTTCTATACCACGCTTTGA